Proteins encoded within one genomic window of Epinephelus lanceolatus isolate andai-2023 chromosome 9, ASM4190304v1, whole genome shotgun sequence:
- the LOC117262024 gene encoding uncharacterized protein LOC117262024, whose translation MAATRASHFWSDEETEFCLKVMKELNITKCLDGRRHRNADLFKSVADKLCDAGFPPRTVEQVRSRWKILKKHYYLAKRQNQKSGSDPATFKFFETLDEMLGHRPLATAASSGVDIGFSNAAEPPQGDDLYPDMDDDAEEDLSRASTPAPAEATEDSAASANIDSLPASAEGIPTYASCERPSQESTTQDRRRRRRLNNTLSRQQDFLERFQEAQNTWMEHQLRESFERERQLLTEVMQQSSRSMESLLRPLLGGMRGPYIPPSFQPTFPYANPNNMHYEVSPSYYPAPDTSQQGRGGAMEDNSENSFFEL comes from the exons ATGGCGGCAACGAGAGCTTCCCATTTTTGGAGCGACGAAGAGACTGAATTTTGCCTGAAAGTAATGAAAGAACTCAACATAACTAAGTGTTTAGACGGCAGAAGACACAGAAATGCTGACCTATTCAAGTCTGTTGCGGACAAGCTATGTGACGCTGGTTTTCCACCTCGCACCGTTGAACAAGTTAGGTCGCGGTGGAAAATATTGAAGAAGCACTACTACTTAGCCAAGCGCCAGAACCAGAAAAGTGGCTCTGATCCAGCAACCTTCAAATTTTTCGAAACACTGGACGAGATGTTAGGTCACCGTCCTCTGGCAACAGCAGCCAGCAGTGGTGTTGACATCGGCTTCTCGAATGCAGCAGAGCCTCCACAGGGAGATGACTTATACCCAG ATATGGATGATGACGCAGAGGAGGACTTAAGCAGAGCCAGTACCCCTGCACCAGCTGAGGCCACTGAGGATTCTGCTGCATCCGCAAATATTGACAGCCTGCCTGCATCTGCTGAAGGGATCCCTACTTATGCATCATGTGAGAGACCCTCCCAAGAGTCCACAACACAAG ACAGGAGAAGGCGCAGAAGGCTCAACAACACCCTCAGCCGCCAGCAGGATTTCCTAGAAAGGTTCCAGGAGGCCCAAAATACCTGGATGGAGCATCAGCTGCGAGAGAGCTTCGAGCGGGAGCGTCAACTTCTCACTGAAGTGATGCAGCAAAGCAGCCGCTCCATGGAGTCCCTGCTGAGACCATTACTTGGCGGCATGAGAGGCCCGTACATTCCACCATCTTTTCAGCCAACGTTTCCCTATGCTAATCCTAATAATATGCATTACGAAGTCTCTCCATCTTATTATCCTGCACCTGACACCTCTCaacaggggagaggaggagcaATGGAGGACAACTCTGAAAACTCTTTTTTTGAACTTTAA